In the Pontibacillus sp. HMF3514 genome, TACGACTGTCTTTCATAAAATAATCTAATTTCTTATTGTAATAGATTGATCGTGCGTTTAAGCCTTGATCTAAAAGGTCGTTCACTTGACTGTTTGTCCCTGTAATAGCCACCATTGGAAGCTTACTGTATGTTTTAGTGTCTAACCCTAAATTCTGTAGAGCGTCCAAGTCTGATTCAGATGGCATTTGATCATAAGTTATTACAGCCTCAACGATAAAATCGCTAGATTCTGAGCTTAAAACTTCCTTAAGCGCATCGCCTACTTCTAATGAAGTGGCATTGGCCTTTGTTGAATGAAGATAACTAGATCCAAAACTAAATAAAACGAGCAATGCTATACTTACTTTGATAAAAAATTTCAAAACTTTTCCCTCCATTTCAGTATTTGTAATTTATGGTGATGGAAATATTTCATAATTTCAAATATATATTGTTAATTTTCTGAAAACAAAACCATCAGACTAGTTATTAGTGATATTATCGGCCTATATAAATGTAAATATTATCCACTTTTGGCTTCTTGTTTTGTCATCATTCTATCAAACTATGTTTTTCTTAGCGGTACATATAACGGTGGGGCTATTGGAGCTTGAAAAGGAAGTGCCTGACCCCCATTGCTTTAAAGCGGTGGGGGTCAGGCACTTTTTGAGGCACTTGAACTAGAATAAGATCTCATCTGCTTTAACTTCTGCTTCTTTTTCTTCGTATTGTTCGAGGACTTCGAGCATTTTGTTTGTGATGCTTTCGATTTCTCGACGGCTATAACCTAATTCGTTCATGGCGATCGTGGTGTAGGCGAGTGCGTCATTTTTCTCCACTTGGGTTCCTCCTAATGATCCATTCTTTTTCATAGTGTGTACAAATCATGAAAAATGTATTAGTTGTCTCTCTTTGGGATTATCCGTTCTTATCCTTTATAATAGGGGGAATCATTCTTTTATGGAGCAAGGAGATGACTTGCATGTGCTTAATCAACTTCGCCTATGGCATAGACGATACATACGACTTGGTGGTAGCCGCCAATCGAGATGAGTTTTACGAACGTCCCACTGCTCAAGCCCATTTTTGGGAGGATGCTCCTCATATTTTGGCAGGACGTGATTTAGAAAAGATGGGTACATGGATGGGTGTGACAAAAGAAGGGCGTTTTGCTGCGCTTACGAATTATCGTGATCCTGGTGAAGAGACGGAAGGGAAGCGGTCTCGTGGAGAACTCGTGAGTGGATTTTTGATGGGGGATGAGGATCCGGAGAGCTATTTGAAGGGTATTCAAAACAATCGAGATCAGTATCCTGGTTTTAACCTAATCGTTTATGATGGGCGGTCGCTTTTCTATTATTCGAATAGAGAAGATGAGATTCGAGTGCTTGAACCTGGTGTGTATGGATTGAGTAATCACTTGTTGAACACGCCTTGGCCGAAAGTAACGAAAGGGAAAGAAGGGCTGCAACAATGCTTGAAGGGGTCTGCAGGAAACTTGAAGGAATGTATCTTCTCAAGCTTACAACATGCAGAGCCTGCGCCTGATGAAGAGTTACCAGATACGGGAATACCACTTGAATGGGAGCGTAATCTCTCTCCACTATTTATTCAGACGCCTCAATACGGTACAAGAGCTTCCACACTTGTGTTTATGAATAGAGAAGAGGTCCGCTTTGTAGAACGTGTATATGAAAGAGATTCTTCTCATGAACAGGAGTTTACCATTTGAAAAGTGCCTGTCCCCTAATGCTTTAAAGCGATGGGGGTCAGGCACTTTTAAAGTTTAGTTAATCTTACTACGGGCTCAGTCCAGTCCCTTCGTTGCTAAACGGGCGCTTCCACTTTTCTTATTTATTCATTCATTCATCCATACTTCTCCATCCTTGTAGCTCATTTGCTCAGGATAACGAAGGTCAACAATTTCTTCTTGTATTTCTTGAGATGGAGCCTTTGTAGAAAGGGATACGATGATGTTGGTGAGGATGGCTGAAGCTGCACCGAACACCCCGGCACCTGTATCGAGGATGCCTAAAATCGTAAAGCCTCCGTATTTTGCTGCGAATATATAACCTAATGTCACGCTTAACCCTACGACCATTCCTGCAATAGCTCCTGGACCATTTGCGCGTTTCCACCATACACCTAATAATAGGGCAGGGAAGAATGATCCTGAGGCTAGAGCAAATGCCCAGGCGACAATTTGTGTAATGGCACCAGGTGGGTTTAATGCGGTAAGGCCTGCAATGACGGTTGCAATCACAATCGACCATCGACCAACTGCTAAACGTTTTTGCTCACTTGCATTTGGGTTAATGGTTCTGAAGTAGATGTCATGAGAAAGAGCAGCTGAGATGGCAATCATGAGTCCACCTGCCGTAGATAATGCTGCAGCCATGGCGCCTGCTGCCATTAATCCAATTACAAAAATTCCTAGGTTTGCAATTTCAGGGGTTGCCATGACAACGATGTCCTTACTAATCACAATTTCAGCCCATTGAAGTATGCCATCACCATTTTGGTCGGCTACAGATAAACGTCCGGTATTTACCCAAGCAGTTGTCCATTCGGGTAGGTTATTAATAGGACTTCCTGCTACATTGGTCATCAAAATAAAACGAGAAAAGGCTGCATAAGCAGGAGCCGATAAATAAAGTAGGCCAATAAATAATAGTGCCCAAGCTCCACTCCAGCGCGCTGCTTTCATGGTTGAAACGGTGTAAAAACGTACAATAACGTGAGGAAGGCCAGCTGTACCTGCCATCAATGTAAACATGAGGGCAAGAAACTGCCATTTCGTTGATTCTGTAAAAGGAACTAGGTATTCAGATATGCCAAGCTCTTGATCCAACTGACCTAATTCACCTATGATTTCCCCATAAGAAATCCATGGTAGAGGGTTTTGAGTAAGTTGAAGAGACATGAAGATAACAGGGATTAAATAAGCGATAATTAAAATGATATATTGAGCGACTTGTGTCCATGTAATCCCTTTCATACCACCAAAGGCTGAATAAAAGGCAATTAATACAACGCCAATTAATGTACCGACAGCCGCATCGACTTCTAGTAATCGTCCGATAACGACTCCGGAGCCTGATAACTGACCGATGGAGTAGGTGAAACTAATGATAATGGTAGCCAAAGCAGCAATTAATCGAGCTGTATCACTTTTGTAACGGTCACCAATAAATTCAGGCACAGTGTAACGCCCATATTTTCGTAGTTGGGGAGCAAGTAAAAAGGTAAGTAAAAGGTAACCACCTGACCAACCCATAATATATGCGAGTCCATCATAGCCCAAAATCATAACGGTACCAGCCATTCCGATAAAGGAAGCGGCACTCATCCAATCCGCACCAATAGCCATACCATTAAAAACAGGTGGGACTCCACGACCTGCTACGTAAAAGTCTGAAGTCGCTTTGGCCTTATTATAGAGAGCGATCCATATGTATAGACCGAATGTTAATCCTATGAGAGTTAGTGAGACTAAAAACTGTATATCCAATGTTTCTCCTCCTTCTGTATCCAAAAGATCGAATTAGCAAGAATTATTGATCTACTGTATGACCTGCACTAATGGCTTCATTTTGCTTTTCATCTATTCCATATTTTTGATCAATTTTGTCACTTACGATCGCATTGACAAATAAAAGGAGAATAAAGGTTAATACAGAACCTTGAGCACCCATGAAATAATGAAATGGAATCCCATTGATAGTGTAAGCAGATAAAGGTTCAGCGAAAAGAACAACACCATAAGAAACAGCAAACCAAATGACTAAGTAAATGGCAGTGGCAATGTTCCTAGCGCGAAAATAGCTATCTGCGACATGTTTCTCTACTTTTTTCATATTTTCACCTCCCTTCGGTGCGAATGCTTAAGCTATCCTCTTAAGTTAAAAATAAAGCGGACGGTTTCCCAGAACGGAAGGGGCACTAACATGATTTTAATGAGCATAAATGTAAATATAGCTAGAATAGGAAGTCCTAATAGAATGGGTTTCTTTTTATTCAAAGCAAAGAATACTGATAAAATGGTCAGGATTGAAAATAGTAAAACTAGAATCATTTGATTTCCCCCTTGGTGAAAGCGTTAACAAAAAGGTACATGTTCATTGGTTTCACTTAATTATGTGAGTAAATATAAAATTTTTGAAAATTTAATTAATTGCCATTATTAAGAAAATTATTTGTGATGTCAAGAGGTTAATATACTTAATTTGGTTTATTATCCATTGAGTGTAGTATAGAGCGAGTGTATAAAGATGGAACAAGCACAGAAAGAGATTTTACGTTATAATAGCGTTTGGGATGAAAGCCTAGTCGGTTCATGATTAGGCTTTTTGTACGTTTTTTGTAAGAAAAGGAGTTAAAGATACATGAGTGAGTCAGTTAGACGTAATGACCCGTGTCCTTGTGGGAGCGGGAAGAAATATAAGAAGTGCTGTATGAATAAACAGCAAGTGGTGCAGTTAAAAGAGGTGAAGGAAGAGCGTTTCCTTCAACAAAAGAACCAGCTTACGAGTAAGTTGAGATCCTTTATACATGATAAGGTTTCAGCAGGTGAGACGTACCAACTGGAAACCACATTTAATAAGCGAAGCGGGCGTGTGTTGCAGCAACATAAGCCTTATGCTCATTTCTGGATGTACTTTTTCTATCGTTATGAAAATGGACTTCGTGGGATTGAGTGGTTTGTGAAGGAGCAAGGCCATCGCCTGGATCAAGATGAGCGTAAAATGGCTGAACGTTGGATGCAGCTTAAGCCACAGCTCGTGCAAGCCGTTGAGGATCAAGAGGAGAATGTGATTTTTGAAGATATCGTAACAAAAGAAGCATATGCTGCACCTAAGTCCGAGGA is a window encoding:
- a CDS encoding sodium:solute symporter family protein; the protein is MDIQFLVSLTLIGLTFGLYIWIALYNKAKATSDFYVAGRGVPPVFNGMAIGADWMSAASFIGMAGTVMILGYDGLAYIMGWSGGYLLLTFLLAPQLRKYGRYTVPEFIGDRYKSDTARLIAALATIIISFTYSIGQLSGSGVVIGRLLEVDAAVGTLIGVVLIAFYSAFGGMKGITWTQVAQYIILIIAYLIPVIFMSLQLTQNPLPWISYGEIIGELGQLDQELGISEYLVPFTESTKWQFLALMFTLMAGTAGLPHVIVRFYTVSTMKAARWSGAWALLFIGLLYLSAPAYAAFSRFILMTNVAGSPINNLPEWTTAWVNTGRLSVADQNGDGILQWAEIVISKDIVVMATPEIANLGIFVIGLMAAGAMAAALSTAGGLMIAISAALSHDIYFRTINPNASEQKRLAVGRWSIVIATVIAGLTALNPPGAITQIVAWAFALASGSFFPALLLGVWWKRANGPGAIAGMVVGLSVTLGYIFAAKYGGFTILGILDTGAGVFGAASAILTNIIVSLSTKAPSQEIQEEIVDLRYPEQMSYKDGEVWMNE
- a CDS encoding NRDE family protein codes for the protein MCLINFAYGIDDTYDLVVAANRDEFYERPTAQAHFWEDAPHILAGRDLEKMGTWMGVTKEGRFAALTNYRDPGEETEGKRSRGELVSGFLMGDEDPESYLKGIQNNRDQYPGFNLIVYDGRSLFYYSNREDEIRVLEPGVYGLSNHLLNTPWPKVTKGKEGLQQCLKGSAGNLKECIFSSLQHAEPAPDEELPDTGIPLEWERNLSPLFIQTPQYGTRASTLVFMNREEVRFVERVYERDSSHEQEFTI
- a CDS encoding DUF4212 domain-containing protein codes for the protein MKKVEKHVADSYFRARNIATAIYLVIWFAVSYGVVLFAEPLSAYTINGIPFHYFMGAQGSVLTFILLLFVNAIVSDKIDQKYGIDEKQNEAISAGHTVDQ